The genomic stretch GTTCTGGCAGTTATCAACCTTACCATTTCACCATCCAAATCTGTTAAAGCAGTGGCATATCATGTTCTGTCAAGGTTCAGCTTGTTTGTTTTAGACTTGCCGGCTTCTCATTCATCAGAGGAACAAGATATTTCAACAAGCTACCACATAAGCAAACCTGCACTTCTTCTTCCTAAACTTCTGCATCATCTATGGTCTAAGGTGATCTTTTTGTCCTTAGTCCATTGTGTCTGTTTTCTCCTGCATTTGTTGTGGATTGAGTTTTTTTGGCATCACATTAAATGATAGTGATTACATGTGCGATGGCAGTCCAATACTTTGCAGCCTTACTAATGATTGCAGATGGTGATGTTGTGTGATACCGTATGTTGATGTGGTTAACCCATCCTGTTTTGTATTTCTTGTGTAGTATGTACTCATATAAGTTTATCCAATTTCTGCTTCCTGTCCACAGCCATCTTCATCAGGCTTCACTTTTATGAAGTACACAGCTACCAAGACTTTACCTGATTCTGGTCAGAGTGACTTGGAAGCAAGTTATTGGACTCATCAAATAAATGCCTATCTGACCGTCCTTCGCAGAGAAAAACATACATTAGATGTCTCGTCCTCAAAAAAGACATCTTCAGGTCGAGGTCTTTACTTGTGCTTTCTATAGGCTGCCTATCCATTTATCTTTATATGATCCTCTAACTTATTGCTCCATCTAATTTCCTGCAGTAGCCATATCATCTCTGATAAGCTCTGTAGCATCTGTTTTGGTAATGCATCCAAAACTTGGCACTTCTGCAGCAGAATCTTTGGCCATGCTTGGTGCATCAGACCCAAGATTGGGTATGCCACTGTTTGTAGCTATCCTCTACTATAGCAAGATTCTATGCAGCAGCGGTAATTTTTCAACGGAAATCTCGGTGAGTAAGTTCATGTTTCTTCCATATTTGGATGCAAATAATGAGGAACCAAAGCACACTAGTATGAGCTTATAATAATCAAATCTAAACTGAAGGACACtagttaaaaaaaatagattttcaaTATCCATATTGTGGCCTTGCAAATTGAAAATCCATGTTTGTAAAGGAAATAGGATATGGACATCAGTTTGTAGAAGGGGTCATGATTACTTATTTCGATGAACCAGAAGTAGGAACATTGAGAACTGCTAGTGCATACATACTTGTGATGTAGGAGGCTCTGGTGACATGAAAGGGTACCTAGGTTCAATGCCCTAGCGCTGCTGGGTGGCACCACATTGTTGGCAGCCCTCACCTCCACTAGGCCCAGCCTCTTCCCCACAACCGCCTCCTCACATTGTAGGTTGTCCCAGCCATGTTGTCTCCAAGATGAGCAATAGTGCTTGTTCTCGCTTCCATTAATCACCAGTTCTACAAGTGGTCGGGCATAATGAATTGTGGTTCCAATTATCTGATATGTACCTAACTGCAAGTGCTAATGCTGtttaaatttttggaacattctACATTTCTATTTTGCCTCAGCTGCAAAAGCAACACAAACATCATCACATATTGCAAAAAAGATTAGAGCATCTGACATTTGTTTCACATATGATTTGCAGCTCAGTTTGCTAGAGTCATTGCCGTCACTTGCTATACATGGTTTTGTTCTTCCACTAGCTCTGCAATGGATAGCACCAATGCTTAAAAGGGACTCAAATTCGTAAGTTAAATGCACTAATCACAAGTGAGCCCAACTTCAGTTTCTTTTTGGGTTCTTTCTTATTTGCTTGGCCTAATGGGCTTAGTTGCCTTGTTCTGAGATATACTCCTATAGATTGCCTGGTCTTTGATTTCATTTCTCCCTTTATCTTTGAACACGAATAAAATCTATCCCTTTATTTGGTACTGGAGAAAAAAATAGAGTTCAGCATTCAGATATTATCAAAATTAAAAAACACATGAAGTGGACAATTTTTGAAAATTTAAGAACAAACAAGAGCCAATGTACATCGGTGCAGGTTACAATTATTTTGTGTGGAAAAATATAACGTCTGTATTTCAATCACAGGTATAGATTTGTTTTTTTGCAGCGCTCTACTGTAGAGCCTGAGAGTTTTCAGGATTCAGAAACTACTATCTACATTAAGATAAAAAATTTGTACAGAACTGTCTGTTGTTGGTGAAGACACAGGTTTGGGTGATTTTCTGTATTACTTAGGCAGTGCTAACTGTTAGAATTAGCTTGCGCCTCCCCTATTGGGCTGGCTGTTGGCCTCCTCAGGCCCATGTACTctgctatatatatgtgtgtatccCCCTGTAATCACCTTAATTAATCTAATACAGTTGGCCAGTTCGGCCTTCACTAACCTCAGCTGCTCTTTGGTTCCATATATAAAACTAGAACTCTACTCCctctgttctaaattataagacgttttggcttttctaaatTCATAGCTTTTTCTATGCACCTAGATATATGttgtgtctagatacataggaaATGCTATGGATCTAGAAATgacaaaatgtcttataatttgggatagaggAAGTACTTAACAACTAACGTGTTAAAATAGAGATAAGATGCTATGACATAAGATTCTAACCACTACCACTTATCCTAGAATTGGAGCTCCAAGATATCAAGAACACAAGGCTTATTCTTTCACTGTCGACATATAAGATGAAAAAATTGCGAGTATTTGGCTGAATAATGTTTAGCTTATGGATGTTGCATTAATTAATTTAATTCTGATCATCACATTTAGAATTTCGAAATAAGTATCAGTTTATATTACTGCAgatgttttctttttttattgtaAATAAAGTAAGGGGACAAATATTTTATTACTTGATTGCTATTATTATATTACATGAGTTTCGTGTGCAGGGTTCTGTATGCTATAGCTGTTCGATTACTCTGCAAGATATGGGCTATAACTGATTGGGCATTTCCAAACTTACAAGTAAGAATGCATTTTCAATTGGATGTTAAAACATTGCTTTTCAATTAAAATGTTTGTTCCAAAACTATCTATGATCTGTTATGTTGAAAAATTTGTTCATTTGTTTTCAAACATGATGTACTTTTAAGAAGATAATCATGCCGTCTCTCACTAGAGTTTGCTATGTACTCCATTCCACAACATAAGTTGAAAGTTGACACCTTGCGTTAAAGGCATTAGTAACCCACCGTAGAGAGACCAAGAGGCACCAAAATCAATATGTAGGCCATGGACCTTGCATACCCCTTTTGAGTGACATGCTATAACAGCACTACTAATCTCATTCACATCATTAAAATAGGGAAGCGAGTTACAATGACTGCACTTTTGATATCCTTGGTGAGCTTATGCTGTGAATCAATGTATACCAATTAAAGACTTGCATTTTAAAATGAAGAGAGTTAAGTGGTTGAGGCCTTTTACCAGTctgtcttctttttttcttgtaTATGCAGGAGGCTGGTATCATATCAATAATTAAGAACTAGTCTGTCCTCACGGGGCTTATATTTTTTCAGTATAGCTCTTTGTTATCCTAGATTAAATTTAAGTGATCTTTTTCATATACCAGAACCAGATTTTTTTGAGTGAAAAATGAAAACCGTATGATTCTATTTATATTAAATAGAAATATACCAGATTTTTAGTTGTTATTGTTGGTATACCAGATTAAATTTGAGCATGACTTCCAGTGATGTTTACTGACTATTACTGATGGTGAAACCACTGTGACAATATTTGAAGTCAGGGTTTTCATGTAACTCTACTGAAAAGTGGAAATCGTCAATATGATAGTTGATAATTTCTGACGTTTAGTTTTCCTGGCAAATTGTTACAAAATTGCTACTAACTTTGCCTTCTAACATAGGTAGTTGTGGATCCTGAGAATTTTTCCAATTTCATCTCTGACAGAGAGATCTCTGCAAGTATTGCCACATCAATACGCGATGTTTGCAAGCAGAACCCAGATAGAGGTGTTGATCTAATATTATCTGTCTCTGTGAGTGTTTTCTCTCTATTTTTTTCTGATCTCTATTGATTAATTGGTCTGCTTTCTAACATGTAGTCAAATACCTTTAGTTTTGTATTGAGAGTCGTGATTCTGTGGTTCAAGCTCTTGGCCTGGAGAGCCTCTCGTACCTTTGTGAAGCAGATGTGGTCGGTAAGTTCAACTTTCTGATTTTCCAGTAACCTAATTACATAGTTCTGAGCTTATGTTCAACAAATTAGTAAGTTACTGCAAGTATAAATTACAATGTTATAAGAAAAGAAGCCATGCGTTCTGAAAATTAGTAAGGGAGTTTTTGTGTAAGAAGTCATATTTGCTGGACCTCGCACCTGAAGTTAGATCCTCACTTGTAGATTTCTACACAGCGTGGAAAGTTATATCAAAACAGGTGCTTGATTATTACGTGGAGCCTGCTGTTGCTCACAGGTAACAACGCTGACAAACATTTCACTGAATACATAGATGTGTCTGGTCTGGTGGACTGGTACCAACACTGTTCAGGTGTGCATTGATATTTGCTTCTCACCCTATGTTTTCTTGTTGCTTTTTGCAGTTTGTGTGTTCTGTTGAGGTGTGGAGCAATGGATGCTGAGGCATATTCTGGAATATCTAGTAACCTGATAAGAACATTGTGGAGAATTGGAACATCCAAGAAAAATAATCCCGAACCTCTCTGGGATAAAGCAAGAGGAACTGCTTTTCACTCCTTGTCCAACTACAAGGTTATACTATGATTCTTTGTTCTATGTTATGTGTTTAACTGCTATTTTTTTGTTGAATTCCTATTTCAAATTTTCATGTTTTTTAACAATGGTGCTTTACAGATCTCACTTATTCAGGATGCTATTCCTGATTTCTGGAAACTAAACTATGAGTTCTTTACGAATGAACATAATCTGGCAGTTCTCAAGGCCATGGAGCACCTTCAAGATGAGATCATCAAATATGAGCACGTGTTAGTATATTTGTTGTCTTTCTTCTGAATTCAGATGCTTAGTGACACTCTTAACTAATGAACCCTGTTCACATAGAAATCGTCGTCGAGTGACTACCGATAAAAGAGCTGCAGTGCATAAATTTGAGAAGCTACTGGAGGTTTTCCCTCAGGTCATATTTAAAGGTAAGCTAGTGATCTAGTTGGACACTTAGTTGATGACTGGAGTGTAATACTTGAATGCATTATATTTTGTCCATTCATATCATATGTTAGAGCAAATACTTGAGCCTTTTCTATCCTATGTTCTTATTttgcatgcaccgaccagttcaacccaaaagcttaagctgatggggagaggtgggcaattcacttatattccaacactcCCTCTCACGTGGAGGCTTCCTCAGGCCTCAGACGTGGAATAGGAGCGAGcagcaattattttatttaattgcgctaaccaggattcgaactcgagacctttggctttgataccatattgagttgcatgcaccgaccagttcaacccaaaagcttaagctgatggggagaggtgggcaattcacttatattccaacaattctactccctccatcccaaattgtaagtcatttcaagaatcttggagagtcaaacttttctaagtttgaccaaatttatattataaaataataattattatggtactcactaagtatcattagattctttcttaattatattttcatagtatactcactttacgttacaaatcttagtatttttctctataattttggtcaaacgtgaaaatgctttgactctccaagattcttggaatgtcttacaaattgggatggagggagtatatgagAAATGCATAGGTTGTTCTGTTCTGTCTTTAAAACAATATGGTTTCAGTTTCATCTTTTAGATTCCACTTGACTATTGCTTTCGAATTGCAGGGATGTTATCTCATCATCAGTTACCTGGTGCTGCCCTTTTAACTCTCAATTTTACTCCAAAGGACATACTTAATAAAGGGAAAACTAAGGTTAGAAATATTTAATGACAGTTGATGCTATTTTATCTTAGTCACCACTCATTGGAAAAGCTGAATCCTTCTCATGTTATATGTTATTTGTGTTTCCTGATCTCATTCGCAGGATTTGCCTAGAGTTCATTCTGCTTTCGAGCAAGCTTTTGTGGAAATTGCagaatctatgtatatgtcaagAAACATAGTggtagctcttcttgccttgcAGTCATGGAAGTCATTTGTTTCCAACTGGATGCAAGCAGTTGTGGCATTGCTTGACATTAAAGAGTCGTCGAAGTTGAACAAAGCAATGAAAGCCGCTAATGATATATTTAAGGtttatatttatatctttaGCGTATTCCTTGTTTCCTTTGTATCTGTTTGTTCCACTCTCAGCGATAGTACTCTTATTGAAACAACAGTTTCTAGGTTTGATGTGTGTCAACTGTCTTATTACAGCAGCACAGTTTCAAGGTGCATACTGTGCCTCATAGTTTTCAAAAGAACTGATACTTTTTAATAATATAATTTTCAAGGTGCTGAACTGAAAGAATTATGGACACCAGAGTATTTTTTATTGCGACATGGGACAAATATATTATTGTGTATGATGATTTGGTTTATTTAGCACATTGATTGTGCTTCTTTATCCTCCCTTTTTACGCTTGCCCCCTGCACTAACTTCCTTAATCCTTACCATGCTAACGCTAAATTTCCATATGTTTTCCTATTTGTGATTGCAGATTCTGTGTGATCAAGTTCCAGTATCTACTCCTCAAGTTGCTGCTAACATAGCTCTTGTTATTGGAGCACTCTGCTTGGTAAGGGGTCTTTATTCACATTTTATTAATGCCTAAGTATATACAGATTCTATGGTATGAACTATGAAGTATGATATAATTGATTTTTCTGCCTATTGTTTTATCAATTCTCTCCTTCCACCTGTGAACACATTTCAAGTATCTTTTCCTTGTCTCTAGCCCATAAGCTCTGATGTATTCTTATGATTTTACCGGTGGTTGAGGGATGTTTTACTAATTTTGATTTATTTTGATGTTATCTTATTTCTAGATTGTTCCGCCAACTGCTCATTTGGTAGTATCTTCGGCATCAGATTTTCTTTTAAAATGGTTGCTTCAATACGAGCATGAGCACCAGCAATGGTCAGCAGCTCTCTCTCTTGGACTAATATTCAATTGTTTTCATCCTACGGACAAAAAGAGCAGACTTCAGGTTATTAATGGGTTTCTTGAGGTATCAAATGTTATCTCCACTCAAatttcatttctttttttttcttagaaAGTTATGGATTGCTAGATGCCtatattgagttgcatgcaccgaccagttcaacccaaaagcttaagctgatggggagaggtgggcaattcacttatattccaacactTCCCCTCACGTGGAGGCTCCCTCAGTCCTCAGACGTGGAATAGGAGCGAGCatcaattatttttatttaattgcGCTAACTAGAATTCGAACTCGAGACCTCTGGCTTTGGTAgcatattgagttgcatgcaccgaccagttcaacccaaaagcttaagctgatggggagaggtgggaaattcacttatattccaacagCCTAGATGTTAGCAATTTGTTGCTCTATGTTCATTAGCGCCTTAACATACTTGCAATAACCTCATAGGCCGTGTGGCACCATATCATGATTATAAATATGGGAGATCATGGAGATACCACTGCTATCTATGTTGTAGGCTCGTAGTAACTACTCGCTCTGTCGTGTACTCCTGTGTCACTGTGCGTAATGATTGGTAATACCGAATCATATCAGAATTCAAGGTGACTGGATCATTAGGATCTTATCTTCATGCCTCATCCCAGCGAAACAATGTTCATGATGCTGGAAGCTGGAGCAGGACCAGTCCATGTTGCAATTGGCTACAGCTGCTGGCAGCTTAATTTCAAATACAATTTCTCCTTATTCAATGAACGCTACACAGTGTAGCCACACCCATTCATGAAATTTTTCATCTTCTACATATTGTATAGTTGTTTGGATGATACATTCATGAGCGACTAGTTTCATCTTCTACTCATTCATATGCAAACTAATGTATAGTTGTTTGGATGATACATTCAGGATACTTCGAAGTTTAAACTTGTGTGGTGTGTACTTTCTCATTATGTCTTATACCTTTGCACATTTAGGTTATCTCAAAAACTGAAAGCTGTCTTGTAAAAGGAGCTTGTGGACTGGCATTAGGCTATGCTTGCCATGGTCTTTTGACAAGAGCACATAATGCTACTGATTCAGAAGTAGAGGTTATTACACAACTCAATGAGCGTGCATCAGTTGAGGATATTCTTCATGCTTTGGTTACTTCATTAATTCAACTATGTCCGTCCTCATGCTATTCTCTGAAGAAGCTTAGTATATATGGGATATCCTCCATGGGAGGGATGGAAGAAAATATTCATAGCATCAGCGATGATCCTTGGGCTATTGCTGGACTTGTTATTGGTCTGGGAAACTCTGTTGTTGCTCTGTATGGACTTGGAGCTTATGAAGCAGTTACTGAAGTCAAGGACATATTGATATCATGGATACCAAATGTTGATTCGAACTCTGCATTATTTGATGAAATAGATTTAGTATCACTATGTATGGGTTCATGTCTTGCTCTTCCATCTGTCGTCGCTTTTTGCCAAAAAGTGGAGCTGTTGAATGACGACTTGGATGCATTGTTCAATCGCTACACTTCTTTAGCTTCTGAGCTCCGGAATCTGAATAAATCTGGGATTATCTTTCAGAATTTGTTGATGGCAATCTGTATTGGTGCTGGATCTTTTCTGTCTTCTATATTGGATGATGGGGTGCATGCTATGGAATTTAATGGTGTTAAAAGCCTTCTGGACACTCTCAGACATATATATACCCACCCTTTTCCTCCCCTTGTTCATTTGGGGGGCATGTTTGGTGTAGTCAACGCTTTTGGTGCAGGCGCAGGGGATCTTACTGGGGTGTTTTCAAAGCCTATGACTTCTCAAATCAAACATGAGGTCTCCTTCCTCCATACATCTTAACACTTAATGTTCTATAAAATTGTTAGAATAATCTATTTAGTTGTATGCGCAGGAGTCATCTTTTGTGAGAGGTTCATTACTGACAAGCCCTGTTGGTGAGACTCTGTCAAC from Sorghum bicolor cultivar BTx623 chromosome 3, Sorghum_bicolor_NCBIv3, whole genome shotgun sequence encodes the following:
- the LOC8078488 gene encoding protein RST1 isoform X1, with protein sequence MASSTASNTAVLSRLVDRTRVPDPTLQRHAVAAFFRHLLSLPAPLPAAAHDAASALLASPHPAVAAHAAASLARLAASRPDLLTSDLALPLLIAPLAASPSPRLASCLVKAVSAVAACALRSGSRFPPHDHPFVQALASGADGAGAELTRQAARIVAEGVDWVVGFLRPFVMFSVVRKGDASFARDLIGALAAAAVAAGKAGVAIPVLKMLEDSMLHFGRGDDQEVRLWLSSAECLVDAYVVLLRKLAHAQMPTYDAQASSVTLMGTLVSQCSVHQKFLGIDSTVFGLSKHLFSVQKDLGLCYLPEISVVLSSLSYSLTGLEFEHEQLAGLKLLSFLIDWKYENVLDSKERTQHVSVELLCVLAVINLTISPSKSVKAVAYHVLSRFSLFVLDLPASHSSEEQDISTSYHISKPALLLPKLLHHLWSKPSSSGFTFMKYTATKTLPDSGQSDLEASYWTHQINAYLTVLRREKHTLDVSSSKKTSSGRVAISSLISSVASVLVMHPKLGTSAAESLAMLGASDPRLGMPLFVAILYYSKILCSSGNFSTEISLSLLESLPSLAIHGFVLPLALQWIAPMLKRDSNSVLYAIAVRLLCKIWAITDWAFPNLQVVVDPENFSNFISDREISASIATSIRDVCKQNPDRGVDLILSVSFCIESRDSVVQALGLESLSYLCEADVVDFYTAWKVISKQVLDYYVEPAVAHSLCVLLRCGAMDAEAYSGISSNLIRTLWRIGTSKKNNPEPLWDKARGTAFHSLSNYKISLIQDAIPDFWKLNYEFFTNEHNLAVLKAMEHLQDEIIKYEHVNRRRVTTDKRAAVHKFEKLLEVFPQVIFKGMLSHHQLPGAALLTLNFTPKDILNKGKTKDLPRVHSAFEQAFVEIAESMYMSRNIVVALLALQSWKSFVSNWMQAVVALLDIKESSKLNKAMKAANDIFKILCDQVPVSTPQVAANIALVIGALCLIVPPTAHLVVSSASDFLLKWLLQYEHEHQQWSAALSLGLIFNCFHPTDKKSRLQVINGFLEVISKTESCLVKGACGLALGYACHGLLTRAHNATDSEVEVITQLNERASVEDILHALVTSLIQLCPSSCYSLKKLSIYGISSMGGMEENIHSISDDPWAIAGLVIGLGNSVVALYGLGAYEAVTEVKDILISWIPNVDSNSALFDEIDLVSLCMGSCLALPSVVAFCQKVELLNDDLDALFNRYTSLASELRNLNKSGIIFQNLLMAICIGAGSFLSSILDDGVHAMEFNGVKSLLDTLRHIYTHPFPPLVHLGGMFGVVNAFGAGAGDLTGVFSKPMTSQIKHEESSFVRGSLLTSPVGETLSTSMIQEIFLLAKDAKDKHIQDYAAWAISFLRSRWSKDQNQILYEDNGSNRSSVDRDQASSFSEQSLVWNLSLWLSDLKFEKSGDVVPISTVGTVLKCLSKAPRLPTTDWGAIVRRCIKVEAQIPHKLTNQEDPKLLKEACLHFTLAHAAHISPLLQFLDDLTDILRFQRLDINVQSILLQHLSHLMKLFSDSRLDKLYEDFTEYLYSPTSSYLNYSSEQRSMLRMSFWEGIYMCLVEVSEESGGSSFIKKCIECLLPLLTLHSDGLPEFMKEWSAAVRCLTNAQKNWLDDMLQIRNTALVNEGNVDVAKKIILRARLCATGCGSAHELGNIKTAILCTKADGVWWSVLVEITAALNSAENSIKRQWLLDALDIGCVTAHPSTVLRFVGLLCGSCCIYMPLLVVNSINVLSDLPVTLPSFLSTSISDDFRNSVADRLWLLTTNIYTWAEELAHGHGQPGHDHIHRSEAEIATFLANILRSTCIAVEDYLSVDKQLKLANLEAL
- the LOC8078488 gene encoding protein RST1 isoform X3, whose amino-acid sequence is MASSTASNTAVLSRLVDRTRVPDPTLQRHAVAAFFRHLLSLPAPLPAAAHDAASALLASPHPAVAAHAAASLARLAASRPDLLTSDLALPLLIAPLAASPSPRLASCLVKAVSAVAACALRSGSRFPPHDHPFVQALASGADGAGAELTRQAARIVAEGVDWVVGFLRPFVMFSVVRKGDASFARDLIGALAAAAVAAGKAGVAIPVLKMLEDSMLHFGRGDDQEVRLWLSSAECLVDAYVVLLRKLAHAQMPTYDAQASSVTLMGTLVSQCSVHQKFLGIDSTVFGLSKHLFSVQKDLGLCYLPEISVVLSSLSYSLTGLEFEHEQLAGLKLLSFLIDWKYENVLDSKERTQHVSVELLCVLAVINLTISPSKSVKAVAYHVLSRFSLFVLDLPASHSSEEQDISTSYHISKPALLLPKLLHHLWSKPSSSGFTFMKYTATKTLPDSGQSDLEASYWTHQINAYLTVLRREKHTLDVSSSKKTSSAISSLISSVASVLVMHPKLGTSAAESLAMLGASDPRLGMPLFVAILYYSKILCSSGNFSTEISLSLLESLPSLAIHGFVLPLALQWIAPMLKRDSNSVLYAIAVRLLCKIWAITDWAFPNLQVVVDPENFSNFISDREISASIATSIRDVCKQNPDRGVDLILSVSFCIESRDSVVQALGLESLSYLCEADVVDFYTAWKVISKQVLDYYVEPAVAHSLCVLLRCGAMDAEAYSGISSNLIRTLWRIGTSKKNNPEPLWDKARGTAFHSLSNYKISLIQDAIPDFWKLNYEFFTNEHNLAVLKAMEHLQDEIIKYEHVNRRRVTTDKRAAVHKFEKLLEVFPQVIFKGMLSHHQLPGAALLTLNFTPKDILNKGKTKDLPRVHSAFEQAFVEIAESMYMSRNIVVALLALQSWKSFVSNWMQAVVALLDIKESSKLNKAMKAANDIFKILCDQVPVSTPQVAANIALVIGALCLIVPPTAHLVVSSASDFLLKWLLQYEHEHQQWSAALSLGLIFNCFHPTDKKSRLQVINGFLEVISKTESCLVKGACGLALGYACHGLLTRAHNATDSEVEVITQLNERASVEDILHALVTSLIQLCPSSCYSLKKLSIYGISSMGGMEENIHSISDDPWAIAGLVIGLGNSVVALYGLGAYEAVTEVKDILISWIPNVDSNSALFDEIDLVSLCMGSCLALPSVVAFCQKVELLNDDLDALFNRYTSLASELRNLNKSGIIFQNLLMAICIGAGSFLSSILDDGVHAMEFNGVKSLLDTLRHIYTHPFPPLVHLGGMFGVVNAFGAGAGDLTGVFSKPMTSQIKHEESSFVRGSLLTSPVGETLSTSMIQEIFLLAKDAKDKHIQDYAAWAISFLRSRWSKDQNQILYEDNGSNRSSVDRDQASSFSEQSLVWNLSLWLSDLKFEKSGDVVPISTVGTVLKCLSKAPRLPTTDWGAIVRRCIKVEAQIPHKLTNQEDPKLLKEACLHFTLAHAAHISPLLQFLDDLTDILRFQRLDINVQSILLQHLSHLMKLFSDSRLDKLYEDFTEYLYSPTSSYLNYSSEQRSMLRMSFWEGIYMCLVEVSEESGGSSFIKKCIECLLPLLTLHSDGLPEFMKEWSAAVRCLTNAQKNWLDDMLQIRNTALVNEGNVDVAKKIILRARLCATGCGSAHELGNIKTAILCTKADGVWWSVLVEITAALNSAENSIKRQWLLDALDIGCVTAHPSTVLRFVGLLCGSCCIYMPLLVVNSINVLSDLPVTLPSFLSTSISDDFRNSVADRLWLLTTNIYTWAEELAHGHGQPGHDHIHRSEAEIATFLANILRSTCIAVEDYLSVDKQLKLANLEAL
- the LOC8078488 gene encoding protein RST1 isoform X2, which encodes MASSTASNTAVLSRLVDRTRVPDPTLQRHAVAAFFRHLLSLPAPLPAAAHDAASALLASPHPAVAAHAAASLARLAASRPDLLTSDLALPLLIAPLAASPSPRLASCLVKAVSAVAACALRSGSRFPPHDHPFVQALASGADGAGAELTRQAARIVAEGVDWVVGFLRPFVMFSVVRKGDASFARDLIGALAAAAVAAGKAGVAIPVLKMLEDSMLHFGRGDDQEVRLWLSSAECLVDAYVVLLRKLAHAQMPTYDAQASSVTLMGTLVSQCSVHQKFLGIDSTVFGLSKHLFSVQKDLGLCYLPEISVVLSSLSYSLTGLEFEHEQLAGLKLLSFLIDWKYENVLDSKERTQHVSVELLCVLAVINLTISPSKSVKAVAYHVLSRFSLFVLDLPASHSSEEQDISTSYHISKPALLLPKLLHHLWSKPSSSGFTFMKYTATKTLPDSGQSDLEASYWTHQINAYLTVLRREKHTLDVSSSKKTSSVAISSLISSVASVLVMHPKLGTSAAESLAMLGASDPRLGMPLFVAILYYSKILCSSGNFSTEISLSLLESLPSLAIHGFVLPLALQWIAPMLKRDSNSVLYAIAVRLLCKIWAITDWAFPNLQVVVDPENFSNFISDREISASIATSIRDVCKQNPDRGVDLILSVSFCIESRDSVVQALGLESLSYLCEADVVDFYTAWKVISKQVLDYYVEPAVAHSLCVLLRCGAMDAEAYSGISSNLIRTLWRIGTSKKNNPEPLWDKARGTAFHSLSNYKISLIQDAIPDFWKLNYEFFTNEHNLAVLKAMEHLQDEIIKYEHVNRRRVTTDKRAAVHKFEKLLEVFPQVIFKGMLSHHQLPGAALLTLNFTPKDILNKGKTKDLPRVHSAFEQAFVEIAESMYMSRNIVVALLALQSWKSFVSNWMQAVVALLDIKESSKLNKAMKAANDIFKILCDQVPVSTPQVAANIALVIGALCLIVPPTAHLVVSSASDFLLKWLLQYEHEHQQWSAALSLGLIFNCFHPTDKKSRLQVINGFLEVISKTESCLVKGACGLALGYACHGLLTRAHNATDSEVEVITQLNERASVEDILHALVTSLIQLCPSSCYSLKKLSIYGISSMGGMEENIHSISDDPWAIAGLVIGLGNSVVALYGLGAYEAVTEVKDILISWIPNVDSNSALFDEIDLVSLCMGSCLALPSVVAFCQKVELLNDDLDALFNRYTSLASELRNLNKSGIIFQNLLMAICIGAGSFLSSILDDGVHAMEFNGVKSLLDTLRHIYTHPFPPLVHLGGMFGVVNAFGAGAGDLTGVFSKPMTSQIKHEESSFVRGSLLTSPVGETLSTSMIQEIFLLAKDAKDKHIQDYAAWAISFLRSRWSKDQNQILYEDNGSNRSSVDRDQASSFSEQSLVWNLSLWLSDLKFEKSGDVVPISTVGTVLKCLSKAPRLPTTDWGAIVRRCIKVEAQIPHKLTNQEDPKLLKEACLHFTLAHAAHISPLLQFLDDLTDILRFQRLDINVQSILLQHLSHLMKLFSDSRLDKLYEDFTEYLYSPTSSYLNYSSEQRSMLRMSFWEGIYMCLVEVSEESGGSSFIKKCIECLLPLLTLHSDGLPEFMKEWSAAVRCLTNAQKNWLDDMLQIRNTALVNEGNVDVAKKIILRARLCATGCGSAHELGNIKTAILCTKADGVWWSVLVEITAALNSAENSIKRQWLLDALDIGCVTAHPSTVLRFVGLLCGSCCIYMPLLVVNSINVLSDLPVTLPSFLSTSISDDFRNSVADRLWLLTTNIYTWAEELAHGHGQPGHDHIHRSEAEIATFLANILRSTCIAVEDYLSVDKQLKLANLEAL